One segment of Pristis pectinata isolate sPriPec2 chromosome 3, sPriPec2.1.pri, whole genome shotgun sequence DNA contains the following:
- the ebna1bp2 gene encoding probable rRNA-processing protein EBP2 has translation MVRGGTSESESSSDSEGSDLSDSELQEAYSKGLLKPGLNVVEEVEKQCVNNVVGLNQCLEDFKKDLKWVERLDVTNGPAADVIAKAEGRCVGQENSNIDPEDDFQREMFFYRQAQATALDALPRLQRLKIATKRPSDYFAEMAKSDQQMQKIREKMISKQMSMEKSEKAKQLRALRKYGKKVQVEVIQKRQKEKKAMMTAVKKYQKGLSDKLDFLEGDEASSKTKSGGGLVAGSAQRKKGINAKRKYKNEKFGFGGRKKGLKWNTKESYDDVSSFKAKIAHSKNDRFGKGGKKNANKRPGKRNRQKMKNRSRK, from the exons ATGGTCCGCGGCGGCACGTCGGAGTCCGAGTCCTCGTCGGACTCGGAGGGATCGGATCTGTCCGACTCAGAG CTTCAAGAAGCATATTCCAAAGGTTTGCTCAAACCTGGTTTGAATGTAGTAGAGGAGGTAGAGAAACAATGTGTCAACAATGTG GTGGGCCTGAACCAATGCCTAGAAGACTTCAAGAAAGACCTGAAGTGGGTGGAGAGGCTGGATGTGACAAATGGCCCAGCTGCTGACGTCATAgcaaaggctgaagggagatgtgTAGGACAGGAAAATTCAAATATTGATCCAGAAGATGACTTTCAGCGTGAGATGTTCTT TTATCGACAGGCACAGGCAACTGCATTGGATGCATTGCCTCGACTACAGCGACTGAAAATTGCAACAAAAAGACCAAGTGACTACTTTGCCGAGATGGCCAAATCGGATCAACAAATGCAGAAG ATTCGAGAAAAAATGATATCAAAGCAGATGTCAATGGAAAAGTCTGAAAAGGCCAAGCAGCTCAGAGCATTACGAAAATATGGAAAGAag GTTCAAGTAGAAGTTATACAGAAGCGCCAAAAAGAAAAGAAGGCCATGATGACTGCAGTGAAAAAGTACCAGAAAG GACTTTCTGATAAACTAGATTTCCTTGAGGGTGATGAGGCTTCTTCAAAAACAAAAAGTGGTGGAGGATTAGTAGCAGGATCTGCACAGCGGAAAAAAGG AATAAATGcaaaaaggaaatataaaaatgaaaagtttggttttggaggaaggaagaaaggCTTAAAGTGGAACACCAAAGAGAGTTACGACGATGTCTCCAGCTTCAAAGCAAAAATTGCACATTCAAAAAATGACCGTTTtggaaaaggaggaaagaaaaatgcaaat aAGCGGCCAGGGAAAAGGAATCGACAGAAAATGAAAAACAGGTCAcgaaaataa